The proteins below come from a single Campylobacter concisus genomic window:
- a CDS encoding phage protein GemA/Gp16 family protein: MNTSELKKYYIKMIQTLKHNYFVDDECRKIYLQAQFGKDSLTQLSVEELRSVLEVVGYKPHKGANFKRPARKSKATRKTKANKTFSPSFVAGEDLTPAKGSLYATKKQLETIVGIWEEIANVKTGMALR; encoded by the coding sequence ATGAATACGAGCGAACTAAAAAAATACTATATAAAAATGATACAAACATTGAAGCACAACTATTTTGTGGATGACGAATGCAGAAAAATATATCTACAAGCGCAATTCGGCAAAGATAGCTTGACACAACTAAGCGTTGAAGAGCTTAGAAGCGTACTAGAAGTCGTGGGGTATAAGCCCCATAAAGGTGCAAATTTTAAAAGACCTGCGCGAAAAAGCAAAGCAACCCGCAAAACCAAAGCAAACAAAACGTTTAGTCCTTCTTTTGTAGCCGGTGAAGATCTAACGCCAGCTAAAGGCAGCCTATACGCGACCAAAAAGCAGCTTGAAACTATTGTTGGTATTTGGGAAGAGATAGCCAACGTAAAAACGGGCATGGCTTTAAGA